A window of the Harmonia axyridis chromosome 5, icHarAxyr1.1, whole genome shotgun sequence genome harbors these coding sequences:
- the LOC123680821 gene encoding late secretory pathway protein AVL9 homolog, with amino-acid sequence MSGNLAPILHVIVVGFHHKKGCQVEFSFPPLVPDSPNECPPGWKYLPTLALPDGSHNFDEDTVYFHLPSLTKPKQTIYGISCFRQIPVEKLKNKTSDITRGTVQKSVCVLSRIPLFGQIQVKMSLITHAYFEEGDFSKISILEDTYHHLNSVLMHNDLKQQLFVDLSARDFVLQWKHKALLLFKLLLLEKRTVFFKSPVHPLCCSILTLVSLFPHMLEDGLEESACVRLSRPMSPMPQLSDDELSPTSVKEFPTLQIQIEKESPNSEETFEREKDSPLFNKSANISPEIGDELNESNTLEGKNPSSENLNDNARRESSNSDLVSPDVAHKNMSFLAQLSSETCGFPLYIFSRGFLCLPYLSLPYLDLLTDVNVRGYVVGATNILFKQKRQLYDVLVDVETSKIECQDLELRKLLHLTTEDLRFADYIVKHVAEEKQDVFLDGVGWEGGDEWIRAQFRIYLMCLMRTSLIHDNCIEVNHFNYNFVTAWRETHNYKMWLSGINPGILDVSAGHPFAGQLSVSDMKLRFAHTMQNSESGRKINQAMISTGKAVATTSKAVGGAISQAKGAFSSWWNNLLVSPESIQKDGELLEEESSDLDNSKLEILNGDQKISNVVDNNENNSYDMIKTVDTTETKILNENNFHKPGEVHTV; translated from the exons ATGAGCGGTAACCTAGCTCCAATTCTACATGTAATTGTTGTTGGTTTCCATCATAAAAAAGGGTGCCAA GTGGAGTTTTCTTTTCCACCTCTAGTACCAGACTCTCCAAATGAATGCCCCCCAGGTTGGAAATATTTGCCAACTCTTGCCTTACCAGATGGATCTCATAATTTTGATGAAGATACTGTGTATTTCCATTTGCCAAGCCTCACTAAGCCTAAACAAACCATATATGGGATATCATGTTTCAGGCAAATCCCAGTGGAG AAACTGAAGAACAAGACTTCTGACATTACTAGGGGGACTGTTCAAAAGTCTGTTTGTGTTTTGAGCAGAATACCTCTATTTGGTCAAATTCAAGTAAAAATGTCATTAATAACACATGCATATTTTGAAGAAGGAGATTTTAGTAAAATTTCCATATTAGAGGATACTTATCACCACTTGAATTCAGTTTTGATGCACAATGATTTGAAACAGCAATTATTTGTGG ATCTATCCGCCAGAGATTTTGTACTACAGTGGAAACACAAAGCATTACTGTTATTCAAATTGTTACTTTTGGAGAAACGTACAGTTTTCTTCAAGTCTCCAGTGCATCCACTATGTTGCAGTATATTAACATTAGTTTCTCTATTTCCTCATATGCTTGAAGACGGATTAGAAGAATCTGCTTGTGTTAG ACTGTCGAGACCTATGTCACCAATGCCTCAGTTATCAGATGACGAACTATCACCCACATCAGTAAAAGAGTTCCCAACcttgcagatacaaatcgagaAAGAATCCCCAAATTCTGAGGAAACCTTCGAGAGAGAAAAGGATAGTCCGCTCTTTAATAAATCAGCAAATATATCCCCCGAAATAGGAGACGAACTGAACGAATCAAACACCTTGGAGGGCAAGAACCCGAGCTCCGAAAACTTGAACGACAACGCTAGGAGAGAGTCCAGCAACTCCGATCTGGTGTCTCCTGACGTTGCACACAAGAACATGTCGTTCCTAGCGCAGTTATCCAGTGAAACCTGTGGATTTCCCCTGTACATCTTCTCCAGAGGCTTCCTGTGTCTGCCCTACCTATCACTGCCATATTTAGACTTATTGACAGATGTCAACGTTAGAGGTTATGTAGTAGGTGCTACCAACATCCTGTTCAAGCAGAAGCGCCAACTGTACGACGTGTTGGTCGATGTGGAGACCAGCAAGATCGAATGCCAGGACTTGGAGTTGCGAAAGCTTCTACATCTGACCACGGAGGATTTGAGGTTTGCCGATTACATTGTCAAGCATGTCGCTGAGGAAAAGCAGGATGTTTTTCTGGACGGTGTCGGTTGGGAAGGTGGTGATGAGTGGATTAGGGCTCAGTTCAGGATATATCTGATGTGCCTGATGAGAACTTCACTCATACACG ACAATTGTATAGAGGTGAATCATTTCAATTATAACTTTGTCACCGCTTGGAGAGAAACTCACAACTACAAGATGTGGCTGAGTGGCATCAACCCAGGTATTTTGGATGTTTCCGCTGGTCACCCTTTTGCAGGACAACTGTCTGTATCGGATATGAAACTCAGATTTGCGCA CACTATGCAAAACTCTGAAAGTGGAAGAAAAATAAATCAGGCGATGATCTCTACCGGTAAGGCTGTAGCGACAACAAGTAAAGCTGTTG GTGGGGCGATTTCTCAAGCGAAAGGGGCGTTCTCCAGTTGGTGGAACAATTTGTTGGTGAGCCCCGAATCTATCCAGAAAGACGGAGAACTGCTGGAGGAAGAATCCAGCGATTTGGACAACTCTAAATTGGAGATCCTCAACGGTGATCAGAAAATATCTAACGTAGTAGATAATAACGAGAACAATAGTTACGACATGATTAAAACAGTAGATACGACCGAAACGAAGATTTTGAATGAGAATAATTTCCACAAACCGGGCGAAGTACACACcgtttaa